The Candidatus Equadaptatus faecalis genomic sequence GAACGCTCTCAGCTGCAGACCTTAACTCACGAACTGTCTCAGTAGCTTCACTCTCGCGGTACTGAACAGACTCCGCAGTCTGTTCTCCGACTATCAGAGGCCGCACCTTTTCGCTGAAATTAGCGGGGTCATCAGGAACTTTGTTATTGTAGACAAGTCTGTGCGAAGCGCTTCTGTGCAAGCCGAACGGCGTCACCGTTTCCGCGCCTGACGGTACCTCCGCAGTTTTTTCCGGCTGCTGAGCAGAAACCCTGACAGCATTGTAATTTCCGTCATACTGCTTTGCGTAATCCGGAAGTTCGTCAAAACCGGTTGCGATAACTGTAATCTGCAGATTGTTTCCCATATCGGGATCATATACGTGACCCCAGATTATATAAGCGTTATCGTTGGCGGCCTCGGTTATTATCCTTACCGCCTCATTAACCTCGTGAATGCGGACGTTGGCACCCGTTACATTGACAAGTATGCCCCTTGCGCCGTTCATTTTTGTATCCATAAGACGGCTGTTTATTGCGTTCGTCGCGGCGATCTGCGCCCTGTTTTCCCCATAGCCTTCGCCTATTCCCATAATAGCGGGACCCGCATTTGACATTACCGTGCGGACATCTGCAAAATCGACGTTAACAATACCCGGACGCAGAATAAGATCAGTTACTCCCTGTACTGCCTGATGCAGTATATTGTCAGCTTCGCCAAACGCTTCGTTAATGAGAGTTTTATGATCGGAAATATTCAAAAGTTTGTCATTTGGTATTACTATCAGCGCATCAACCTTATCCCTGAGAGCCTCTATTCCTTTCAGGGCCTGCATTATGCGGCGTTTTCCTTCAAATGTAAACGGAAGCGTAACAACGGCTATAACCAAAGCGCCGGCTTCACGGGAAATCTGCGCAATAACAGGCGCGGCGCCTGTTCCCGTACCTC encodes the following:
- the ftsZ gene encoding cell division protein FtsZ, producing MANTDIFQLDKSNYPTREVIKVIGVGGAGNNALNHIIRGGVSGVEFIAVNTDLAHLEISESQNRMVIGRELTKGLGAGSNPEVGFKAAQESRDDIRAAVEGADMVFLAAGMGGGTGTGAAPVIAQISREAGALVIAVVTLPFTFEGKRRIMQALKGIEALRDKVDALIVIPNDKLLNISDHKTLINEAFGEADNILHQAVQGVTDLILRPGIVNVDFADVRTVMSNAGPAIMGIGEGYGENRAQIAATNAINSRLMDTKMNGARGILVNVTGANVRIHEVNEAVRIITEAANDNAYIIWGHVYDPDMGNNLQITVIATGFDELPDYAKQYDGNYNAVRVSAQQPEKTAEVPSGAETVTPFGLHRSASHRLVYNNKVPDDPANFSEKVRPLIVGEQTAESVQYRESEATETVRELRSAAESVQYKTVQEEENAAGNSVNIFQSESDANSYDTPSILRRRLKKQEEE